One stretch of bacterium DNA includes these proteins:
- a CDS encoding PD40 domain-containing protein gives MLKNILGKTVFVVMLFILSGSSTAQYYFGRNKIQYNSFKWQILKTEHFDIYYYPEMESLAEIGAYFAEESYTFLQDKMNITILRRIPLIFYSSHFHFEETNTVPNLIPEGVGGFFEFMKGRVVVPNNGSLSKFKNTIRHELVHVFQKSYTNQVLKSHKCSLEGGPPLWFVEGLAEYWSERWSPEAEMVIRDCVLNNSMVPLNRMGAIWGTYLMYKEGQSVLTYISKKYGEEQILALMDNVWKYKDFSRVMKATIGKDYKSLSEEWLYSLKKHFYPLIEDHDFPRMAASRITNRGYNSLPAFYRYNGVPKVIFVANRNGYSSIYQKKLNSSEQNNPEVLVQGEKSANLESFHILSSKVDISRNNNLAFIAKSGPRDRLYIMDLATREIIRKLDFKNLVSIFSPSWSPDGEAVVFSALNQAGMSDIYKADIETGSLKRLTSDFYTDSDPDWSPDGNYIVFSSDRTYLGYNGYKNIFLYEIKTGIVRYLTYGRVHDASPVWSPDGNYIAFASDRKGASNIWIIEKADLKKSILGNNYSPFVKNDGGIAKVKQVTNFSAGCFYPSWTDSLDIIFTTYERGSFQLREIAFGKKKLNRIKSVKIESPEYNSKPWKINRISGKKRINRFAYRKKFNLDFAQSMIIQDPIFGTSGGAQLAVSDMLGDEKYYFLLYNNARTQSDLWKGFNFAVTRLDMSRRINYSLGFYRLAGYYYNPYDDFYYENRYGVNGAVIYPLNKFERIELSMNIRHSDKDWYTGEGTRKALLVSNFISYTKDNSLWGSTGPIDGARYKITLGNTVDVRYSNVNFTTLIFDLRKYFRIAYRMCHAVRVLGEFNRGKEPLPFFLGGSWSMRGYRLWSLAAPNVAFISNEFRFPFIDTFYLRFPFGGIGFSSIQGALFVDAGNSWEGKLQGIKGSFGAGIRLRLGGYVVLRYDIGRRTDFHSIEKKTFTQFFFGWDF, from the coding sequence ATGCTGAAAAATATTCTGGGAAAGACAGTTTTTGTTGTAATGCTTTTTATTCTTTCCGGCAGCAGTACTGCTCAGTATTACTTCGGCAGGAATAAGATTCAATACAACAGCTTCAAATGGCAGATACTTAAAACAGAGCATTTTGATATTTATTACTATCCTGAGATGGAATCACTTGCAGAGATAGGTGCGTATTTTGCCGAGGAAAGTTATACTTTTTTGCAGGATAAAATGAATATAACTATTTTACGAAGAATACCTCTGATTTTTTACAGCTCTCATTTCCATTTTGAAGAAACTAATACCGTGCCCAATCTTATCCCGGAAGGCGTAGGAGGATTCTTTGAATTTATGAAGGGACGCGTTGTTGTACCTAATAACGGTTCTTTAAGTAAATTTAAAAATACAATCCGACATGAGTTGGTTCACGTATTCCAAAAGAGTTATACAAATCAGGTATTGAAGAGCCATAAATGTTCTCTTGAAGGAGGGCCACCTCTCTGGTTTGTTGAAGGCCTTGCCGAATACTGGTCAGAAAGGTGGAGCCCCGAAGCTGAAATGGTAATACGTGATTGTGTGCTGAATAACAGCATGGTTCCTCTTAACAGAATGGGAGCAATATGGGGTACATATCTTATGTACAAGGAGGGGCAGTCAGTACTTACATATATATCAAAAAAATATGGAGAAGAGCAGATTCTTGCGTTGATGGACAATGTCTGGAAGTACAAAGATTTTTCCCGTGTAATGAAAGCAACAATAGGGAAAGATTATAAATCGCTAAGTGAAGAGTGGTTATATTCGCTTAAAAAGCATTTTTATCCGTTAATAGAAGACCACGATTTCCCACGTATGGCAGCAAGCAGAATCACAAACAGGGGATACAATTCTTTGCCTGCATTTTATCGGTATAATGGAGTACCAAAAGTTATTTTTGTTGCAAATCGTAACGGATACTCAAGCATCTATCAAAAAAAATTAAACAGTTCGGAACAGAATAACCCTGAGGTTTTAGTACAGGGTGAAAAGAGTGCGAACCTTGAATCTTTTCATATATTAAGCAGTAAAGTGGATATAAGCAGGAACAACAATTTGGCCTTTATTGCAAAGAGCGGCCCGCGAGACAGGCTGTATATAATGGATTTGGCAACGAGGGAAATAATAAGAAAGCTTGATTTTAAAAATCTGGTTTCTATTTTTTCTCCGTCATGGTCTCCTGACGGTGAAGCAGTAGTCTTCTCAGCCCTTAACCAGGCAGGTATGAGTGATATATACAAAGCTGATATTGAGACAGGGTCATTAAAACGCCTTACAAGCGATTTTTATACAGACAGTGATCCTGACTGGTCTCCTGATGGCAATTATATTGTATTTAGTTCTGACAGAACATATCTTGGGTACAACGGATATAAAAATATCTTTTTATATGAGATAAAGACAGGGATAGTCAGATACCTTACTTACGGAAGGGTTCATGATGCAAGCCCGGTATGGTCTCCTGACGGTAATTACATCGCTTTTGCTTCAGATAGAAAGGGAGCATCAAATATCTGGATCATTGAGAAAGCCGATCTTAAAAAATCCATTTTGGGAAACAATTACTCTCCATTTGTGAAAAATGACGGGGGAATAGCAAAGGTGAAACAGGTTACTAATTTCTCCGCAGGATGTTTTTATCCCTCATGGACTGACAGCCTTGATATTATTTTTACAACTTATGAGAGAGGAAGTTTCCAGTTAAGAGAAATTGCGTTCGGAAAGAAAAAACTGAACAGGATAAAATCTGTTAAAATAGAGAGCCCGGAGTATAATAGCAAACCATGGAAAATAAACAGAATAAGCGGCAAGAAGAGGATAAACAGATTTGCATACAGAAAAAAGTTTAATCTTGATTTTGCCCAGAGTATGATTATTCAGGATCCCATTTTTGGTACAAGCGGAGGTGCACAGCTTGCGGTTTCCGATATGCTGGGTGATGAGAAGTACTATTTCCTTCTTTACAATAATGCCAGAACCCAGTCGGATTTGTGGAAGGGATTTAATTTTGCAGTAACAAGACTTGACATGAGCCGCAGAATCAATTATTCCCTTGGGTTTTACCGTCTTGCAGGGTATTATTATAACCCATATGATGATTTTTATTATGAGAACAGATACGGAGTGAACGGGGCTGTCATCTATCCCTTGAATAAGTTTGAACGAATAGAACTGAGCATGAACATCCGTCATTCTGATAAGGATTGGTACACAGGAGAAGGCACAAGAAAAGCACTGCTTGTGTCAAATTTTATATCCTACACAAAAGACAATTCATTGTGGGGGAGCACCGGGCCGATTGACGGAGCTCGTTATAAGATTACACTTGGAAATACAGTTGATGTCCGGTACTCCAATGTAAACTTTACAACTCTTATTTTTGATTTAAGAAAATATTTCAGAATCGCTTACCGTATGTGCCATGCGGTCAGAGTCCTTGGTGAATTCAACAGAGGCAAAGAGCCGCTGCCGTTTTTCCTTGGCGGTTCATGGAGTATGCGAGGATACAGATTGTGGTCTCTTGCTGCACCGAATGTCGCGTTTATCTCCAATGAATTCAGATTTCCTTTTATTGATACATTTTATCTGAGATTTCCATTCGGAGGTATAGGATTCAGTTCGATTCAGGGAGCGCTTTTTGTTGATGCGGGAAACAGCTGGGAAGGAAAATTACAGGGAATAAAAGGAAGCTTCGGTGCAGGGATAAGGCTTAGGCTTGGGGGATACGTTGTTTTACGGTATGATATAGGAAGGAGAACGGATTTTCACAGTATAGAGAAAAAGACTTTTACACAGTTCTTTTTTGGCTGGGATTTTTAA
- a CDS encoding hydrolase: MSRSQVLLNRKNTGLIVIDVQEKLVPSIHNNKEVIGNCVKLIEGFKALDLPVFVTEQYPEGIGKTVKSIHNALGDIAVKEKMTFSCMGIEGFALELRKARLDYLVLCGIETHVCLWQSSMDLLSDGFNVTVASDCVSSRKESDRITALTRMAQNGVQVASCEMILFELLEKSEDEGFKKILSIIK, translated from the coding sequence ATGTCACGAAGTCAAGTATTATTAAATAGAAAAAACACAGGATTGATTGTTATTGATGTACAGGAAAAGCTGGTTCCTTCTATCCATAATAATAAAGAAGTCATTGGAAATTGTGTGAAATTAATTGAAGGGTTTAAAGCTTTAGACCTGCCTGTTTTTGTAACTGAGCAGTATCCTGAAGGAATAGGGAAGACAGTTAAATCAATTCATAATGCACTTGGAGACATTGCTGTAAAAGAAAAAATGACTTTCAGCTGTATGGGTATTGAAGGTTTTGCTCTTGAGCTAAGGAAGGCCAGACTTGATTATCTGGTTCTATGCGGAATTGAGACTCATGTTTGCCTGTGGCAGAGCAGTATGGATTTGTTAAGTGACGGGTTTAATGTGACTGTTGCTTCGGACTGTGTGTCTTCAAGAAAAGAATCTGACAGGATTACAGCTTTAACAAGAATGGCACAGAACGGAGTCCAGGTTGCATCCTGTGAGATGATTTTATTTGAACTTCTTGAAAAATCAGAAGATGAGGGATTTAAAAAGATTTTGTCAATAATCAAATAA
- a CDS encoding peptidylprolyl isomerase gives MQRVFSIVIILTFGLSYQIFAQTGIKYVKPLKENIRVSPNGGKIGDIVSGTEVKVLNTEGNWAKVSITAWIWKSSLTDDKTDVTGYTITVSHILLNTKEDATAVLKKLLSGSKFDDLAREYSIDDGTKNSGGLLGAFKRGDLMPEFEAAAFKLKKGQISGIVHTKLGYHIIKRIK, from the coding sequence ATGCAGCGGGTTTTCTCAATCGTTATTATTTTAACTTTTGGTTTGTCATATCAGATATTTGCACAGACCGGAATTAAATATGTAAAGCCGTTAAAGGAAAATATCAGGGTTTCGCCAAATGGCGGCAAAATAGGTGATATTGTATCAGGTACTGAAGTTAAAGTCCTTAATACAGAGGGGAACTGGGCAAAGGTCAGTATTACAGCCTGGATTTGGAAGAGTTCTCTGACTGATGACAAAACAGATGTGACAGGTTACACAATAACAGTAAGCCATATACTTTTAAATACAAAAGAAGATGCTACGGCTGTGTTGAAAAAACTTCTCTCAGGTTCAAAATTTGATGATTTAGCGAGAGAATATTCTATTGACGACGGGACAAAAAATAGCGGTGGGCTGCTGGGAGCTTTTAAGAGGGGCGATTTAATGCCTGAATTTGAAGCAGCAGCTTTCAAACTTAAAAAAGGGCAAATAAGCGGTATTGTACATACAAAATTGGGATATCATATTATCAAACGGATTAAATAA